The following are from one region of the Pseudomonas lalucatii genome:
- a CDS encoding septal ring lytic transglycosylase RlpA family protein: MHRFALLLALFALLSGCASQRVADDGYSAEGRASYYGARHHGKKTASGERFDQHALTAAHRSLPFGSRVRVTNLRNDKTVVVRINDRGPYARGRIIDLSKAAAARLDMLRAGVVPVRVQQLAD, from the coding sequence ATGCATCGTTTCGCTCTGCTGCTGGCGTTGTTCGCCCTGCTTTCCGGCTGCGCCAGCCAGCGCGTCGCCGACGACGGCTACAGCGCCGAGGGCCGCGCCTCCTATTACGGCGCCCGCCACCACGGCAAGAAGACCGCCAGCGGCGAGCGCTTCGACCAGCACGCGCTGACCGCCGCCCATCGCAGCCTGCCGTTCGGCAGCCGGGTGCGGGTCACCAACCTGCGCAACGACAAGACCGTGGTGGTGCGCATCAACGACCGCGGCCCCTACGCCCGCGGGCGCATCATCGACCTGTCGAAGGCGGCCGCCGCGCGGCTCGACATGCTCCGCGCCGGCGTGGTGCCGGTGCGCGTGCAACAGCTGGCCGACTGA
- a CDS encoding calcium/sodium antiporter gives MSLMTFVYLIAGLLLLVAGAEVLVRGAAKLAAQFGIPPLIIGLTVVAFGTSAPETAVSVQAAVNGSGDLAIGNVLGSNIANVLLILGTTALIAPLVVSRQLIRLDVPIMIGASLVVYALAWDGQLSRLDGALLFAGVLAYTGFLIYSSRKESSGADDEFAKEFGLHEAPKPHAGLLNLGLLIGGLGLLVGGSNLLVAGAVELARALGLSELVIGLTVVAVGTSLPELATSVMAVLKGERDIAVGNIVGSNIFNLLCVLGLASLVSPLPIAVAANALAFDFPVMIAVAVACLPIFFSGYRINRWEGLLFLAYYAAYTLYLVLTANARPFAETFAAAMLGYALPLTAVTLLVIGARAWHRQRAA, from the coding sequence ATGAGCCTGATGACCTTCGTTTACCTGATCGCCGGCCTGCTGCTGCTGGTGGCCGGCGCCGAGGTGCTGGTGCGCGGCGCCGCCAAACTGGCGGCGCAGTTCGGCATCCCGCCGCTGATCATCGGCCTGACCGTGGTGGCCTTCGGCACCAGCGCCCCGGAAACCGCGGTGAGCGTGCAGGCCGCGGTGAACGGCAGCGGCGACCTGGCCATCGGCAACGTGCTGGGCAGCAATATCGCCAACGTGCTGCTGATCCTCGGCACGACCGCGCTGATCGCCCCGCTGGTGGTGTCGCGCCAGCTGATCCGCCTGGACGTGCCGATCATGATCGGCGCCAGCCTGGTGGTCTACGCACTGGCCTGGGACGGCCAGCTGAGCCGCCTCGACGGCGCCCTGCTGTTCGCCGGCGTGCTGGCCTACACCGGCTTCCTGATCTACAGCAGCCGCAAGGAATCGAGCGGCGCCGACGACGAATTCGCCAAGGAGTTCGGCCTGCACGAAGCGCCCAAGCCCCATGCCGGCCTGCTCAACCTGGGCCTGCTGATCGGCGGCCTGGGGCTGCTGGTCGGCGGTTCCAACCTGCTGGTCGCAGGCGCGGTCGAACTGGCCCGCGCCCTGGGCCTGTCGGAGCTGGTGATCGGCCTGACGGTGGTGGCCGTCGGCACCTCGCTGCCGGAGCTGGCGACCTCGGTGATGGCGGTGCTCAAGGGCGAGCGGGACATCGCCGTGGGCAACATAGTCGGCAGCAACATCTTCAACCTGCTCTGCGTGCTGGGCCTGGCCTCGCTGGTGTCGCCGCTGCCGATCGCCGTGGCGGCCAACGCCCTGGCCTTCGACTTCCCGGTGATGATCGCGGTGGCGGTCGCCTGCCTGCCGATCTTCTTCTCCGGCTACCGCATCAACCGCTGGGAGGGCCTGCTGTTCCTCGCCTACTACGCGGCCTACACCCTCTACCTGGTGCTCACGGCCAACGCCCGACCGTTCGCCGAGACCTTCGCCGCCGCCATGCTCGGCTACGCCCTGCCGTTGACCGCGGTGACCCTGCTGGTGATCGGCGCCCGCGCCTGGCACCGCCAGCGCGCCGCCTGA
- a CDS encoding AEC family transporter, with product MLAVVQQTLAITAPVFSMLFLGVALKRLGWIDTAFINTASSLVFRGTMPTLLFLGIVRADLDAALQPALLGYFVLATLATFLLAWGWAVWRCPEADRGIYTQGAFRGNNGIVGLALATSLYGDYGLAVGSVLAGVVILCYNVLAAIVLAIYSPNAKADPGAIVRSILSNPLIIGVLLAIPVAYWRLALPDWLLTSAGYFAQMTLPLALICIGGTLSLASLRESSAIALSSSAMKMVWLPLLATLGAWLWGFRGADLGILFFYFASPTAAASFVMARAMGGNHQLAAAIIVITTLAGVVTINLGLLLLQWGGWA from the coding sequence ATGCTCGCCGTCGTCCAGCAAACCCTCGCCATCACCGCGCCGGTCTTCTCCATGTTGTTTCTCGGCGTGGCGCTCAAGCGCCTGGGCTGGATCGACACGGCCTTCATCAACACCGCCTCGTCCCTGGTGTTTCGCGGCACCATGCCGACCCTGCTGTTCCTCGGCATCGTCAGGGCCGACCTGGATGCCGCCCTGCAGCCGGCGCTGCTCGGCTACTTCGTGCTGGCGACCCTGGCGACCTTCCTGCTGGCCTGGGGCTGGGCCGTCTGGCGTTGCCCCGAAGCCGATCGCGGCATCTATACCCAGGGCGCCTTTCGCGGCAACAACGGCATCGTCGGCCTGGCCCTGGCCACCAGCCTGTATGGCGACTACGGCCTGGCGGTGGGCAGCGTCCTGGCCGGGGTGGTGATCCTCTGCTACAACGTGCTCGCGGCCATCGTCCTGGCGATCTACAGCCCCAATGCCAAGGCCGACCCCGGGGCCATAGTGCGGAGCATCCTCAGCAATCCGCTGATCATCGGCGTGCTCCTGGCCATCCCGGTGGCCTACTGGCGGCTGGCGTTGCCCGACTGGCTGCTGACCTCCGCTGGCTACTTCGCGCAGATGACCCTGCCCCTGGCGCTGATCTGCATCGGCGGCACCCTGTCGCTGGCCTCGCTGCGCGAGAGCAGCGCCATCGCCCTGAGTTCCAGCGCGATGAAGATGGTCTGGCTGCCGCTGCTGGCGACCCTGGGCGCCTGGCTGTGGGGCTTTCGCGGCGCCGACCTGGGCATCCTGTTCTTCTATTTCGCCAGCCCCACCGCCGCGGCCAGCTTCGTCATGGCCCGGGCCATGGGCGGCAATCACCAGCTCGCCGCGGCGATCATCGTGATCACCACCCTGGCGGGGGTGGTGACCATCAACCTCGGCTTGCTGCTGCTGCAGTGGGGCGGCTGGGCCTAG
- a CDS encoding response regulator transcription factor — protein sequence MSDEPLFDGEEQPHLLLVDDDPTFTRVMARAMSSRGLRVSTAGSAEEGLLLAQQDLPDYAVVDLKMEGDSGLVLLPKLLELDAEMRVVILTGYSSIATAVEAIKRGACNYLCKPADADDVLAALLTQHADLDSLVPDNPMSVDRLQWEHIQRVLAEHEGNISATARALGMHRRTLQRKLQKRPVRR from the coding sequence ATGAGTGACGAGCCGCTGTTCGATGGCGAAGAGCAACCCCACCTGTTGCTGGTCGACGACGACCCGACCTTCACCCGGGTCATGGCGCGGGCCATGAGCAGCCGCGGCCTGCGGGTGTCCACCGCCGGCTCGGCCGAGGAGGGATTGCTGCTGGCCCAGCAGGACCTGCCCGACTACGCCGTGGTCGACCTGAAGATGGAGGGCGACTCCGGCCTGGTGCTGCTGCCCAAGCTGCTGGAGCTGGACGCCGAGATGCGCGTGGTGATCCTCACCGGCTATTCGAGCATCGCCACCGCGGTGGAGGCGATCAAGCGCGGCGCCTGCAACTACCTGTGCAAGCCGGCCGATGCCGACGACGTGCTGGCCGCGCTGCTGACCCAGCATGCCGACCTGGACAGCCTGGTGCCGGACAACCCGATGTCGGTCGACCGCCTGCAGTGGGAACACATCCAGCGCGTGCTGGCCGAGCACGAGGGCAATATCTCCGCCACCGCACGGGCCCTGGGCATGCACCGGCGGACCCTGCAGCGCAAGTTGCAGAAGCGCCCGGTGCGGCGCTGA
- a CDS encoding ATP-binding protein, giving the protein MLAPVQLLSASRQNLWRLTLIRILVLAAQAGSVGLAYHSGLLPLPWLELSVTLGISFVLCLLTAVRLRGPWPVTEQEYAVQLGCDLIIHSVLLYYTGGSTNPFVSYYLVPLTIAAATLPWLFTIVLSGLALAGYTLLLVWSHPLELPPGPRESLLIYGMWLSFALAAALITFFVAKMAEELRHQEELRAERREEGLRDQQLLAVATQAAGAAHELGTPLATMSVLIKELRREHQEPLLQEDLAVLQQQVMLCKDTLQQLVRAAEADRRQAVVEQSCVEWLETALNRWHLMRPEASYRYQCLGRGTAPRLMPPADLTQALLNLLNNAADACPDQLEVRLDWDHQWLRLSIRDHGAGVPLAIAEQLGRPFFTTKGKGFGLGLFLSQASVTRAGGTVKLYNHEEGGTLTELKLPRAYGRT; this is encoded by the coding sequence ATGCTCGCACCCGTGCAGTTGTTGTCGGCCAGTCGACAGAACCTCTGGCGCCTGACCCTGATCCGTATCCTGGTGCTGGCCGCCCAGGCCGGTTCGGTGGGCCTGGCCTACCACTCGGGCCTGCTGCCCCTGCCCTGGCTGGAACTCAGCGTCACCCTGGGCATTTCCTTCGTCCTCTGCCTGCTCACCGCGGTGCGCCTGCGTGGCCCCTGGCCGGTCACCGAGCAGGAATATGCGGTGCAGCTGGGCTGCGACCTGATCATCCACAGCGTGCTGCTGTACTACACGGGGGGCTCGACCAACCCCTTCGTCTCCTACTACCTGGTGCCGCTGACCATCGCCGCGGCGACCCTGCCCTGGCTGTTCACCATCGTCCTGTCGGGCCTGGCCCTGGCCGGCTATACCCTGCTGCTGGTGTGGTCGCACCCGCTGGAGCTGCCCCCCGGGCCACGGGAGAGCCTGCTGATCTACGGCATGTGGCTGAGCTTCGCCCTGGCGGCGGCGCTGATCACCTTCTTCGTCGCCAAGATGGCCGAGGAACTGCGCCATCAGGAGGAGCTGCGCGCCGAGCGTCGCGAGGAGGGGCTGCGCGATCAGCAGCTGCTCGCCGTGGCCACCCAGGCCGCCGGCGCCGCCCACGAGCTGGGCACGCCGCTGGCGACCATGAGCGTGCTGATCAAGGAGCTGCGCCGCGAACACCAGGAGCCGCTGCTGCAGGAGGACCTGGCGGTGCTGCAGCAGCAGGTCATGCTGTGCAAGGACACCCTGCAGCAGCTGGTACGTGCCGCCGAGGCCGACCGCCGTCAGGCGGTGGTCGAGCAGTCCTGCGTCGAGTGGCTGGAAACCGCACTGAACCGCTGGCACCTGATGCGCCCCGAGGCCAGCTATCGCTACCAGTGCCTGGGACGCGGCACGGCGCCGCGGTTGATGCCGCCGGCGGACCTGACCCAGGCCCTGCTCAACCTGCTGAACAATGCCGCCGATGCCTGCCCGGACCAGCTCGAGGTGCGTCTGGACTGGGACCACCAGTGGCTGCGCCTGAGCATTCGCGACCATGGCGCCGGCGTGCCCCTGGCCATCGCCGAGCAGCTCGGCCGGCCGTTCTTCACCACCAAGGGCAAGGGCTTCGGCCTGGGGCTGTTTCTCAGCCAGGCCAGCGTCACCCGTGCCGGCGGCACGGTAAAGTTGTATAACCACGAAGAGGGCGGCACCCTCACCGAGCTGAAGTTGCCGCGAGCCTACGGCCGAACCTGA
- a CDS encoding SIMPL domain-containing protein (The SIMPL domain is named for its presence in mouse protein SIMPL (signalling molecule that associates with mouse pelle-like kinase). Bacterial member BP26, from Brucella, was shown to assemble into a channel-like structure, while YggE from E. coli has been associated with resistance to oxidative stress.) produces MQPLSRLATALGVATLFSLPALADEARYNQVALRAEVSQEIAHDLMHVTLYSEAQDSDPARLAAQITRTLNDALKQARAAKGVSVALGSRHSYPVYDDKRQRISAWRERAELRLESADFAALSKLTGQMLESLKMAGMDFSIAAPTRKSQEDALLKEAVAAFKARAQLATEALGGNGYKLVSLNLSSGGFQPPMPMRMAKGMAMMEAAPTPEIEAGTSQVTVNADGVIEVQMP; encoded by the coding sequence ATGCAGCCACTATCCCGTCTCGCCACCGCCCTCGGCGTCGCCACCCTGTTCAGCCTCCCCGCCCTGGCCGACGAGGCCCGCTACAACCAGGTCGCCCTGCGCGCCGAGGTCAGCCAGGAAATCGCCCACGACCTGATGCACGTCACCCTCTACAGCGAGGCCCAGGACAGCGACCCGGCCAGGCTCGCCGCACAGATCACCCGCACCCTGAACGACGCGCTCAAGCAGGCCCGCGCCGCCAAGGGGGTCAGCGTCGCCCTCGGCAGCCGCCACAGCTACCCGGTGTACGACGACAAGCGCCAGCGGATCTCCGCCTGGCGTGAGCGCGCCGAACTGCGCCTGGAAAGCGCCGACTTCGCCGCCCTGTCGAAGCTCACCGGCCAGATGCTCGAGAGCCTGAAGATGGCCGGCATGGACTTCAGCATCGCCGCGCCGACGCGCAAGAGCCAGGAGGACGCCCTGCTCAAGGAGGCGGTGGCCGCCTTCAAGGCCCGCGCCCAACTGGCCACCGAGGCCCTCGGCGGCAACGGCTACAAGCTGGTCAGCCTCAACCTGAGCAGCGGCGGCTTCCAGCCGCCGATGCCGATGCGCATGGCCAAGGGCATGGCGATGATGGAGGCGGCGCCGACACCGGAGATCGAGGCCGGCACCAGCCAGGTGACGGTCAACGCCGACGGCGTCATCGAAGTGCAGATGCCCTGA
- a CDS encoding ABC transporter substrate-binding protein produces MRKNAVIQAMLVAGLIASTSVAHAASNLVYCSEGSPAGFDPGLYTTGTDFDASAETVFNRLTQFERGGTAVTPGLAEKWEVSEDGLTYTFHLRPDVKFHSTEYFKPSREFNADDVLFTFGRMLDKEHPFRKAYPTEFPYFTDMGMDANIAKLEKVDERTVRFTLNEVDAAFVQNLAMSFASIQSAEYAEQLLKAGKAADINQKPIGTGPFVFKRYQKDAQIRFTGNKDYWQPDDVRIDNLIFAINTDASVRMQKLKAGECQITVYPNPADLDSLKQQANLKVPEQAGFNVGYLAYNTEHKPFDQLEVRQAMDMAVNKQAIIKAVYQGAGQLAVNGMPPTQWSYDETIEDAGYDPEKARQMLRDAGVAEGTELTLWAMPVQRPYNPNAKLMAEMLQADWAKVGIKAKIVSYEWGEYNQRAKAGEHDALLIGWTGDNGDPDNWLGVLYGCDAIGGNNYGRWCDAQYDALIKKAKTLNDKEQRSALYKQAQQILKTQVPITPIAHSTVYQPMSDKVQDFKISPFGLVSFYGVSVAK; encoded by the coding sequence ATGCGTAAGAACGCCGTCATCCAGGCCATGCTCGTCGCTGGGCTGATCGCCAGCACGTCCGTCGCCCACGCCGCCAGCAACCTGGTGTACTGCTCCGAGGGCAGCCCCGCCGGTTTCGACCCGGGCCTGTACACCACCGGCACCGATTTCGATGCCTCGGCGGAAACCGTATTCAATCGCCTGACCCAGTTCGAACGCGGCGGCACCGCCGTCACCCCGGGGCTGGCCGAGAAGTGGGAGGTGTCCGAGGACGGCCTCACCTACACCTTCCACCTGCGCCCCGACGTCAAGTTCCACAGCACCGAATACTTCAAGCCGAGCCGCGAGTTCAACGCCGACGACGTGCTGTTCACCTTCGGCCGCATGCTCGACAAGGAGCATCCGTTCCGCAAGGCCTACCCGACCGAGTTCCCGTACTTCACCGACATGGGCATGGACGCCAACATCGCCAAGCTGGAGAAGGTCGATGAGCGCACCGTGCGCTTCACCCTCAACGAGGTGGACGCCGCGTTCGTGCAGAACCTGGCGATGAGTTTCGCCTCGATCCAGTCGGCCGAGTACGCCGAGCAGCTGCTCAAGGCCGGCAAGGCCGCCGACATCAACCAGAAGCCGATCGGCACCGGCCCCTTCGTGTTCAAGCGCTACCAGAAGGATGCGCAGATCCGTTTCACCGGCAACAAGGACTACTGGCAGCCCGATGACGTGAGGATCGACAACCTGATCTTCGCCATCAACACCGACGCCTCGGTGCGCATGCAGAAGCTCAAGGCCGGCGAGTGCCAGATCACCGTCTACCCCAACCCCGCGGACCTCGACTCGCTCAAGCAGCAGGCGAACCTGAAGGTGCCGGAGCAGGCGGGCTTCAACGTCGGCTACCTGGCCTACAACACCGAGCACAAGCCGTTCGACCAGCTCGAGGTGCGCCAGGCCATGGACATGGCGGTGAACAAGCAGGCCATCATCAAGGCGGTCTACCAGGGCGCCGGTCAGCTGGCGGTCAACGGCATGCCGCCGACCCAGTGGTCCTATGACGAGACCATCGAGGATGCCGGCTACGACCCGGAGAAGGCCAGGCAGATGCTCAGGGATGCCGGGGTCGCCGAGGGCACCGAGCTCACCCTGTGGGCCATGCCGGTGCAGCGCCCGTACAACCCCAACGCCAAGCTGATGGCCGAGATGCTCCAGGCCGACTGGGCCAAGGTCGGGATCAAGGCGAAGATCGTCAGCTACGAGTGGGGCGAGTACAACCAGCGGGCCAAGGCCGGCGAGCATGACGCGCTGCTGATCGGCTGGACCGGCGACAACGGTGACCCGGACAACTGGCTGGGCGTGCTCTACGGCTGCGACGCCATCGGTGGCAACAACTACGGCCGCTGGTGCGATGCCCAGTACGACGCGCTGATCAAGAAGGCCAAGACCCTCAACGACAAGGAGCAGCGCAGCGCGCTGTACAAGCAGGCCCAGCAGATCCTCAAGACCCAGGTGCCGATCACCCCGATCGCCCACTCCACCGTGTACCAGCCGATGAGCGACAAGGTGCAGGACTTCAAGATCAGCCCCTTCGGCCTGGTGTCCTTCTATGGCGTAAGCGTCGCCAAGTAG
- a CDS encoding ABC transporter substrate-binding protein, giving the protein MPKPSPLLHLLLAAALAAASQVHAAGASLVVCSEASPEGFDIVQYTAATTADATAETLFERLVRFAPGSTELVPALAERWEIAADGLSYTFHLRRGVQFHSTAWFSPSRELDADDVLWSFQRQLDPEHPWHALSVRGFPYAEAMAMAQSIERIDKLDTHSLRFVLRRPEAPFLANLAMGFASIYSAEYAAQLLAAGKTEQLNRLPVGTGPFVFERYAKDAQIRYRANPAYWDGAPKIGKLIFAITPEPNVRQQKLRADDCQIALYPRPVDIPALKADADLQVLELDSLLTAYIGINTRRPPLDDPRVRQALNLAFDKDAYIRAQYGADNASPAVAPYPPTLWGHDPRLQGWPHDVQRARQLLAEAGHAEGFKLSIWTRPGGGPTNPNPGIGAQMFQADLAAIGIDADIRVFEWGELIKRAKNGEHDLVFMGWAGDNGDPDNFLTPNLSCAAAESGENQAGWCHAEFDALIGQARRESDQSRRAALYRQALAIFHEQAPWIPLAHPRQFAALRKGVRGFVLSPMGSNNFSKVKFDP; this is encoded by the coding sequence ATGCCCAAGCCTTCACCCCTGCTCCACCTGCTGCTGGCCGCCGCCCTCGCCGCAGCCAGCCAGGTCCATGCCGCCGGCGCCAGCCTGGTGGTGTGCAGCGAAGCCAGTCCCGAAGGCTTCGATATCGTCCAGTACACCGCCGCCACCACCGCCGACGCCACGGCGGAAACCCTCTTCGAGCGCCTGGTGCGCTTCGCCCCCGGCAGCACCGAGCTGGTGCCTGCCCTGGCCGAGCGCTGGGAGATCGCGGCCGATGGCCTGAGCTACACCTTCCACCTGCGCCGGGGCGTGCAATTCCACAGCACCGCCTGGTTCAGCCCGAGCCGCGAGCTCGATGCCGACGACGTGCTGTGGAGCTTCCAGCGCCAGCTCGACCCCGAGCATCCCTGGCACGCGCTGTCCGTGCGCGGCTTCCCCTACGCCGAAGCCATGGCGATGGCGCAATCGATCGAGCGCATCGACAAGCTCGACACCCATAGCCTGCGCTTCGTCCTCCGGCGACCCGAGGCGCCCTTCCTGGCCAACCTGGCCATGGGCTTCGCCTCCATCTATTCCGCCGAGTACGCCGCCCAGCTGCTGGCGGCCGGCAAGACGGAACAACTCAATCGCCTGCCGGTCGGCACCGGCCCCTTCGTCTTCGAGCGCTATGCCAAGGATGCGCAGATCCGCTACCGGGCCAACCCCGCGTACTGGGACGGCGCGCCGAAGATCGGCAAGCTGATTTTCGCCATCACCCCCGAGCCCAACGTGCGCCAGCAGAAGCTCAGGGCCGACGACTGCCAGATCGCCCTCTATCCGCGGCCGGTGGACATTCCGGCGCTGAAGGCCGACGCCGACCTGCAGGTCCTCGAACTCGACTCGCTGCTGACCGCCTATATCGGCATCAACACCCGCCGCCCGCCGCTGGATGACCCGCGCGTGCGCCAGGCGCTGAACCTGGCGTTCGACAAGGACGCCTATATCCGCGCCCAGTACGGCGCGGACAACGCCAGCCCGGCGGTGGCGCCCTATCCGCCGACCCTGTGGGGCCACGACCCGCGACTGCAGGGCTGGCCCCATGATGTCCAGCGGGCCCGCCAGCTGCTGGCCGAGGCCGGCCACGCCGAGGGCTTCAAGCTGTCGATCTGGACCCGTCCCGGCGGCGGGCCGACCAACCCCAACCCGGGCATCGGCGCGCAGATGTTCCAGGCCGACCTGGCCGCCATCGGCATCGACGCCGACATCCGCGTGTTCGAGTGGGGCGAGCTGATCAAGCGGGCCAAGAACGGCGAGCACGACCTGGTGTTCATGGGCTGGGCCGGCGACAACGGCGACCCGGACAACTTCCTCACCCCCAACCTGTCCTGCGCCGCCGCCGAGTCCGGCGAGAACCAGGCCGGCTGGTGCCACGCCGAGTTCGATGCGCTGATCGGCCAGGCGCGCCGGGAGTCCGACCAGAGTCGGCGCGCCGCGCTGTATCGCCAGGCCCTGGCGATCTTCCACGAGCAGGCGCCGTGGATTCCCCTGGCCCACCCCAGGCAGTTCGCCGCCCTGCGCAAGGGCGTGCGGGGCTTCGTCCTCAGCCCCATGGGCTCGAACAATTTTTCCAAGGTGAAGTTCGATCCGTAG
- a CDS encoding ABC transporter permease subunit — protein sequence MLSFIARRLGLLIPTFFGVTLLTFALIRMIPGDPVEVMMGERRVDPQMHAEAMERLGLNKPLYAQYLDYIGDLAQGDLGESLRTRESVWREFLTLFPATLELSLAALLFAGTLGLIAGVIAALKRGSLFDHGVMGISLAGYSMPIFWWGLLLIMFFSVGLGWTPVSGRIDLLYDIEPVTGFMLIDTLLADEEGAFVDALQHLILPAIVLGTIPLAVIARMTRSAMLEVLREDYVRTARAKGLSPARVVFVHGLRNALIPVLTVFGLQVGTLLAGAVLTETIFSWPGIGKWLIESIGARDYPVVQNGILLIACLVILVNFVVDILYGLANPRIRHQR from the coding sequence ATGCTGTCCTTTATCGCGCGGCGCCTGGGGCTGCTGATCCCCACCTTCTTCGGCGTCACCCTGCTGACCTTCGCGCTGATCCGCATGATCCCCGGCGACCCGGTGGAGGTGATGATGGGCGAACGCCGGGTCGACCCGCAGATGCACGCCGAGGCCATGGAGCGCCTGGGCCTGAACAAGCCGCTGTACGCCCAGTACCTGGACTACATCGGCGACCTGGCCCAGGGCGACCTGGGCGAATCGCTGCGCACCCGCGAGAGCGTGTGGCGCGAGTTCCTCACCCTGTTCCCCGCCACCCTGGAACTGTCGCTGGCCGCCCTGCTGTTCGCCGGCACCCTGGGCCTGATCGCCGGGGTGATCGCCGCGCTGAAACGCGGCTCGCTGTTCGACCACGGGGTGATGGGCATCTCCCTGGCCGGCTACTCCATGCCGATCTTCTGGTGGGGCCTGCTGCTGATCATGTTCTTCTCCGTGGGCCTGGGCTGGACCCCGGTGTCCGGGCGCATCGACCTGCTCTACGACATCGAGCCGGTCACCGGCTTCATGCTGATCGACACCCTGCTGGCGGACGAGGAAGGCGCCTTCGTCGACGCCCTGCAGCACCTGATCCTGCCGGCCATAGTGCTGGGCACCATCCCCCTGGCGGTGATCGCCCGCATGACCCGCTCGGCGATGCTCGAGGTGCTGCGCGAGGACTACGTGCGCACCGCGCGGGCCAAGGGCCTGTCGCCGGCCCGGGTGGTGTTCGTCCATGGCCTGCGCAATGCGCTGATCCCGGTGCTCACGGTGTTCGGCCTGCAGGTCGGCACCCTGCTGGCCGGCGCGGTGCTGACCGAGACCATCTTCTCCTGGCCGGGCATCGGCAAGTGGCTGATCGAGTCGATCGGCGCCCGCGACTACCCGGTGGTGCAGAACGGCATCCTGCTGATCGCCTGCCTGGTGATCCTGGTCAACTTCGTCGTGGACATCCTCTACGGCCTGGCCAACCCGCGCATCCGCCACCAGCGCTGA
- a CDS encoding ABC transporter permease subunit, whose translation MNASTEMPVIDQSLLYPSPLKEFWQAFAHNKGAVAGLLFMLLIVFCALFAPWVAPHDPSEQYRDFLLTPPLWLEGGQAQFLLGTDELGRDLLSRLIHGARLSLLIGLSSVLMSLIPGILLGLTAGFFPRLLGPSIMRLMDVMLALPSLLLAVAIVAILGPGLINTVIAIAIVSLPSYVRLTRAAVMGELNRDYVTASRLAGAGLGRLMFITVLPNCMAPLIVQATLSFSSAILDAAALGFLGLGVQPPTPEWGTMLASARDYIERAWWVVSLPGLTILLSVLAINLMGDGLRDALDPKLKNAA comes from the coding sequence ATGAATGCTTCCACTGAAATGCCGGTCATCGACCAGAGCCTGCTCTACCCCTCGCCGCTCAAGGAGTTCTGGCAGGCCTTCGCCCACAACAAGGGCGCCGTCGCCGGCCTGCTGTTCATGCTGCTGATCGTGTTCTGCGCGCTGTTCGCCCCCTGGGTGGCGCCGCACGACCCCAGCGAGCAGTACCGCGACTTCCTGCTGACCCCGCCGCTATGGCTGGAAGGCGGCCAGGCGCAGTTCCTCCTCGGCACCGACGAGCTGGGCCGCGACCTGCTCTCGCGGCTGATCCATGGTGCGCGCCTGTCGCTGCTGATCGGCCTGTCCTCGGTGCTGATGTCGCTGATCCCGGGCATCCTCCTGGGCCTCACCGCCGGCTTCTTCCCGCGCCTGCTGGGCCCCTCGATCATGCGCCTGATGGACGTGATGCTGGCCCTGCCCTCGCTGCTGCTGGCGGTGGCCATCGTCGCCATCCTCGGCCCGGGCCTGATCAACACGGTGATCGCCATCGCCATCGTCTCGCTGCCCTCCTACGTGCGCCTGACCCGCGCCGCAGTGATGGGCGAACTGAACCGCGACTACGTCACCGCCTCGCGCCTGGCCGGCGCCGGCCTGGGGCGGCTGATGTTCATCACCGTGCTGCCCAACTGCATGGCGCCGCTGATCGTGCAGGCCACCCTGAGCTTCTCCTCGGCCATTCTCGACGCCGCCGCCCTGGGCTTCCTCGGCCTCGGCGTGCAACCGCCGACCCCGGAGTGGGGCACCATGCTGGCCTCGGCCCGCGACTACATCGAGCGCGCCTGGTGGGTGGTGTCGCTGCCCGGTCTGACCATCCTGCTCAGCGTGCTGGCGATCAACCTGATGGGCGACGGCCTGCGCGACGCGCTGGACCCGAAACTGAAGAATGCCGCCTGA